The Desulfobotulus mexicanus genome includes a window with the following:
- a CDS encoding nucleotidyltransferase family protein, which produces MQQEDILNCMREFKNRRQDEYFILKIGVFGSVARNDIKEESDIDVVVELKKPDLFSLIGIKQELEEHLHRRVDVVRYRQGMNAFLKTRIDREALYV; this is translated from the coding sequence ATGCAGCAGGAAGACATACTGAACTGTATGCGGGAATTCAAAAACCGCAGACAAGATGAATATTTCATACTGAAAATAGGCGTTTTTGGTTCCGTTGCCCGCAATGATATCAAAGAAGAAAGCGACATTGATGTGGTGGTGGAACTGAAAAAACCGGATCTTTTTTCCCTCATTGGGATCAAACAGGAGCTGGAGGAACATCTGCACAGAAGGGTGGATGTGGTCCGGTACAGACAAGGCATGAATGCCTTCCTGAAAACAAGGATAGACAGGGAAGCCCTTTATGTATGA
- a CDS encoding FMN-binding protein, producing MSESRSIRFTLYLCLVCSILLTAAATGLKPRQDANARLDRQKNVLKAAGLLPEDQKPTGTEVEALFSKRIRAVAADAEGRPVEEGGDKTLVFFLKTDSNGTISEGYILPLESRGLWGKIYGYLALEADGVEISGFTVYAHQETPGLGGDIESRSFQQSFTGRRILDENNTFRGLRVAKGKASSDDPHSVDGISGATLTGNYLSEGIMDVLKRFEPVSARFRAGEGDGYLMKETP from the coding sequence ATGTCTGAAAGCCGATCCATCCGCTTTACCTTATACCTCTGCCTTGTCTGCAGCATTCTTCTCACCGCAGCAGCCACGGGACTGAAACCCAGACAGGATGCCAATGCAAGGCTGGATCGCCAGAAGAACGTACTTAAGGCCGCAGGACTTCTTCCGGAAGACCAAAAACCCACAGGCACAGAAGTAGAGGCCCTTTTCTCAAAACGCATACGGGCTGTAGCAGCAGACGCTGAAGGCAGGCCTGTGGAAGAAGGCGGGGATAAGACCCTTGTTTTTTTCCTGAAAACGGACAGCAACGGCACAATCAGCGAGGGCTACATTCTCCCCCTTGAATCCAGAGGGCTCTGGGGGAAAATATACGGCTACCTCGCCCTGGAAGCGGACGGCGTAGAGATATCCGGTTTTACGGTGTACGCCCATCAGGAAACCCCGGGCCTTGGCGGAGACATTGAAAGCAGGTCTTTTCAGCAGAGCTTTACCGGCAGACGCATTCTGGACGAGAACAACACCTTCCGTGGCCTGAGGGTGGCCAAGGGAAAGGCATCTTCCGATGATCCCCACAGTGTGGACGGCATTTCCGGTGCCACCTTAACGGGCAACTACCTTTCCGAAGGCATCATGGATGTACTGAAAAGATTTGAACCCGTATCCGCCCGGTTCCGGGCTGGTGAGGGCGACGGCTATCTGATGAAGGAGACCCCATGA
- a CDS encoding iron chelate uptake ABC transporter family permease subunit, with amino-acid sequence MLADLAGHLQGPLSHLFFIKALMAAILVGLVCGVTGCLVILRKMSFLGDAISHAMIAGVAAGYLIMKLLFGVEAHAPAMLFGALVAAVVTVGLIHFVSSVSRIKEDTAIGIMYTGIFALGVVMVSLFREHIHIDLMHFIMGDVLAVSNADILLAAFVCCIVLTLILLFFRHFQASAFDPVMAAAIGIPVGLFHGLLTLCVSLVVVVGVGMVGVILVVGLLITPAATAYLLTNRLDRMMILAALFAVNGAICGLFLAYAMDVAGGGAIMLFLSLQFLVVLMIAPEHGILTRYIRKIRHIPDEITEDILAGLLRKDPMGLAPAFLLETAGTGIRLGRALARLEKEGQITRQTDLIHLSPKGRKKALTLRRSHRIWESYLAHAGVDEEKIHEKAHELEHIHDPDLLKNLDDLLGHPMTDPHGSEIPQDPCLHKKGFIFSSSLLRPGQQARIRRVPEFLREKLKENMPLFLKARDETGEKWKFVLPSGEPLVLDHASADALMVEMDEKSCQPDFSRTEQA; translated from the coding sequence ATGCTGGCAGATCTTGCAGGCCACCTCCAAGGCCCCCTGTCCCATCTTTTTTTTATCAAAGCCCTCATGGCCGCCATTCTGGTGGGTCTGGTCTGCGGTGTTACGGGCTGCCTTGTCATCTTGAGGAAAATGAGTTTTCTAGGAGACGCCATCTCCCATGCCATGATAGCCGGTGTGGCCGCAGGCTATCTGATCATGAAACTTCTTTTCGGCGTGGAAGCCCATGCCCCAGCCATGCTTTTCGGAGCCCTTGTGGCCGCCGTGGTGACGGTAGGTCTCATACACTTTGTGTCCAGTGTTTCCCGTATCAAGGAAGATACGGCCATTGGCATCATGTACACAGGCATTTTTGCCTTAGGCGTTGTCATGGTCTCCCTTTTCAGGGAGCATATTCATATTGATCTCATGCATTTTATCATGGGAGACGTGCTGGCAGTTTCCAACGCAGATATCCTGCTTGCGGCCTTTGTCTGCTGCATTGTCCTCACCCTGATTCTCCTCTTCTTCCGCCACTTTCAGGCTTCGGCCTTTGACCCTGTCATGGCGGCTGCCATCGGCATTCCCGTAGGCCTTTTCCACGGCCTGTTAACCCTTTGTGTCAGCCTTGTGGTGGTGGTGGGCGTGGGCATGGTGGGTGTCATTCTTGTGGTGGGGCTCCTCATCACGCCTGCGGCCACGGCCTACCTGCTAACCAACAGGCTGGACCGCATGATGATACTGGCCGCTCTCTTTGCCGTGAACGGAGCCATCTGCGGACTTTTTCTGGCCTATGCCATGGATGTGGCTGGCGGCGGAGCCATCATGCTTTTCCTCTCCCTGCAGTTTCTTGTCGTACTCATGATCGCTCCTGAACATGGCATCCTTACCCGCTACATAAGAAAAATCCGACATATTCCCGATGAAATCACAGAAGACATACTGGCCGGACTGCTGCGCAAAGATCCCATGGGCCTTGCACCCGCTTTTCTCCTTGAAACGGCAGGAACGGGAATACGGCTGGGCCGCGCCCTTGCCCGGCTTGAAAAGGAAGGGCAGATCACAAGGCAGACTGACCTTATACACCTCAGTCCCAAAGGCAGAAAAAAAGCCCTGACTCTCCGAAGATCCCACAGAATATGGGAATCCTATCTGGCCCATGCCGGTGTTGATGAAGAAAAAATCCACGAAAAAGCCCATGAACTGGAGCATATCCATGATCCGGATCTGCTTAAAAATCTCGACGATCTGCTGGGACACCCCATGACAGACCCCCATGGCAGCGAAATACCACAGGATCCCTGCCTGCACAAAAAAGGCTTTATATTCAGCTCAAGCCTCCTCAGGCCGGGGCAGCAGGCCAGAATCCGCAGGGTTCCGGAATTTCTCAGGGAAAAGCTAAAGGAAAACATGCCGCTTTTTCTTAAGGCAAGGGATGAGACTGGCGAAAAATGGAAATTCGTCCTCCCCTCAGGCGAACCCCTTGTGCTGGATCATGCTTCTGCGGACGCCCTTATGGTGGAAATGGATGAAAAAAGCTGCCAGCCGGATTTTTCCCGGACAGAGCAGGCTTGA
- a CDS encoding metal ABC transporter ATP-binding protein, which yields MNDGTPAIRTRHLTVSYGLRPALLDVNLDIPQGSLVGILGPNGAGKSTLIKALMGFVKKDVGRVEIMGEPAEKAKGRMAYVPQRSSVDWDFPITVEEVTLMGRYGQIPWYRNPGKKDRDAALKALRAVRMEDFGQRQIGALSGGQQQRVFMARALCQGADILLLDEPFAGVDAVTEKAILSVLKEAREQGLTLVVVHHDLATAASYFDLIALIKQGLVAFGSPEDVLQKELLSEVYEGQMQSFASLPSINSKP from the coding sequence ATGAATGATGGCACACCAGCCATTCGCACCCGGCACCTTACGGTAAGTTACGGTCTGCGCCCGGCCCTTCTGGATGTTAACCTCGATATTCCCCAAGGAAGCCTGGTGGGCATTCTCGGCCCCAATGGCGCAGGAAAATCCACCCTGATCAAAGCCCTCATGGGTTTTGTAAAAAAAGACGTTGGCCGGGTGGAAATCATGGGGGAGCCCGCGGAAAAAGCAAAGGGCCGCATGGCCTATGTGCCCCAGCGCAGCTCCGTTGACTGGGATTTTCCCATCACAGTGGAAGAGGTCACCCTCATGGGCCGCTATGGCCAGATTCCCTGGTATCGCAATCCCGGCAAAAAAGACAGGGACGCCGCCCTAAAAGCACTCAGGGCTGTCCGCATGGAAGACTTCGGCCAGAGGCAGATAGGTGCCCTTTCCGGTGGTCAGCAGCAGCGGGTTTTCATGGCAAGGGCCCTTTGTCAGGGAGCAGATATCCTTCTTCTGGACGAACCCTTTGCCGGTGTGGATGCGGTAACGGAAAAGGCGATTTTATCTGTACTGAAGGAAGCACGGGAACAGGGCCTGACCCTGGTGGTGGTTCACCATGACCTTGCCACGGCAGCCAGTTACTTTGACCTGATAGCCCTGATCAAACAGGGACTTGTGGCCTTTGGAAGTCCTGAAGATGTACTGCAAAAAGAACTGCTTTCGGAAGTTTATGAAGGGCAGATGCAGAGCTTTGCCAGTCTGCCATCCATCAATTCAAAACCCTGA
- a CDS encoding GTP cyclohydrolase, FolE2/MptA family, producing MEKHPGLLYCCQRSGADGPMISDEDHIRVLATCTDIPEEVPDFRLPIDGVGIGNKTVWIKLPSGLTPFGADIRVNLPGHIKGIHMSRIEAVISELLEKEFADIALYAAALAEGILKTQEGDRADVRIEGKLPILQKTPASQKISLDTLEVSARALVFSSAGHSSSRITVSAGVHHITACPCTQAYNRVLFETDTDMPLITHSQRSFTRLSMERHGNVPGFSDLFECLNAGLHVTSDLLKRTDEAEVVLKAHTSPQFAEDTTRETARQAGLRFGKILPASTLISIRSDSLESIHTHDVIASIHTTMGDILSVLKENN from the coding sequence ATGGAGAAGCATCCAGGACTTTTATACTGCTGCCAGAGAAGCGGGGCTGACGGCCCCATGATTTCCGATGAGGATCATATCCGGGTGCTGGCCACCTGTACGGATATCCCGGAAGAAGTGCCGGATTTCCGCCTTCCCATTGACGGAGTTGGTATTGGCAATAAAACCGTCTGGATAAAACTTCCCAGTGGCCTGACTCCCTTTGGAGCCGACATCCGGGTAAACCTTCCGGGCCACATCAAGGGTATCCATATGTCCCGCATTGAAGCCGTAATCAGTGAACTTCTGGAAAAAGAATTTGCCGACATCGCTTTGTATGCTGCAGCCCTTGCCGAGGGCATTCTAAAAACCCAGGAAGGCGACAGGGCCGATGTCCGCATTGAGGGCAAACTTCCCATACTGCAGAAGACTCCGGCCAGCCAGAAAATTTCACTGGACACCCTGGAGGTTTCCGCAAGAGCCCTGGTCTTTTCTTCAGCAGGACACAGCAGCAGCCGGATTACCGTATCCGCAGGGGTCCACCACATCACAGCCTGCCCCTGTACCCAGGCCTACAACCGGGTCCTCTTTGAAACGGACACGGATATGCCCCTGATTACCCACTCCCAGCGATCCTTCACAAGGCTTTCCATGGAAAGGCATGGGAATGTACCCGGCTTTTCAGATCTGTTTGAATGCCTCAACGCAGGTCTCCATGTAACCTCAGACCTGCTTAAGCGAACAGATGAAGCTGAAGTGGTACTCAAAGCCCACACCAGCCCCCAGTTTGCAGAAGACACCACAAGGGAAACTGCCAGACAGGCAGGACTTAGATTCGGGAAAATTCTTCCGGCCAGCACCCTCATCAGTATCCGTTCCGACAGCCTGGAAAGCATCCATACCCATGACGTGATCGCCAGCATCCACACCACCATGGGGGATATTCTTTCCGTGCTAAAAGAAAATAACTGA
- a CDS encoding NADH:ubiquinone reductase (Na(+)-transporting) subunit B, with protein sequence MQRWIRSFFDTHRPKFEKEGRLHRYHGLFEAFETIFFLPDSTTSQSPHIRDSLDLKRFMSIVILAIVPVALFGIYNTGYYACLAAGESTAFIPSFIQGLFIFIPLLVVSYGVGFFWEALFAVRRGHGISEGFLVSGLLYPLILPPDLPLWQAAIGISFGVVIGKEIFGGTGRNLLNPALTARAFVFFAYPGQMSGDAVWISGGATDAVSGATALAISAQAEPGSQIPAMLDQAGLGLFELFVGRTPGSIGETSALLCIVGALILIITGVANWRIMVGGVLGVLGTGMLLNQLATGSFAAAMALPAYYHLVMGGFAFGIVFMATDPVSAPGTDAARWLYGFLIGALTVLIRVFNPAYPEGTMLAILFMNLFAPLLDHFVIQIRLRKRISHV encoded by the coding sequence ATGCAGCGTTGGATAAGAAGTTTTTTTGATACCCACAGGCCCAAATTTGAAAAAGAGGGCAGACTCCACCGCTATCACGGACTGTTTGAAGCCTTTGAAACCATTTTCTTTCTTCCGGACAGCACCACATCCCAAAGTCCCCACATCCGGGACAGTCTGGATCTCAAACGCTTCATGAGTATTGTGATTCTTGCCATTGTTCCCGTTGCCCTGTTTGGCATTTACAATACGGGCTACTACGCCTGTCTCGCTGCAGGAGAGTCCACAGCCTTTATTCCTTCTTTCATTCAGGGGCTTTTTATCTTCATACCCCTTCTGGTGGTCAGCTACGGAGTGGGCTTTTTCTGGGAAGCCCTGTTCGCCGTCCGAAGGGGCCATGGAATCAGTGAAGGCTTTCTGGTCTCCGGTCTGCTCTACCCCCTTATCCTGCCACCGGATCTGCCCCTGTGGCAGGCCGCCATCGGCATCAGCTTCGGCGTGGTCATCGGCAAGGAAATTTTCGGCGGCACGGGCCGCAACCTTCTCAACCCCGCCCTCACGGCCAGAGCCTTTGTCTTTTTCGCCTATCCCGGTCAGATGTCCGGAGATGCCGTGTGGATTTCCGGCGGTGCCACGGATGCGGTTTCCGGTGCCACAGCCCTTGCCATCAGCGCCCAGGCCGAACCCGGCTCCCAGATTCCCGCCATGCTGGATCAGGCAGGGCTGGGACTTTTTGAACTGTTTGTGGGCCGAACTCCGGGCAGTATCGGCGAAACTTCAGCCCTGCTCTGCATTGTGGGTGCCCTCATCCTGATCATAACGGGCGTTGCCAACTGGCGGATCATGGTGGGAGGCGTGCTGGGCGTTCTGGGAACGGGTATGCTCCTCAATCAGCTGGCCACAGGCTCCTTTGCAGCGGCCATGGCCCTGCCCGCTTACTACCACCTTGTCATGGGTGGCTTTGCCTTTGGCATTGTCTTTATGGCAACGGACCCGGTGTCGGCACCGGGCACAGATGCAGCCCGGTGGCTCTACGGCTTTCTCATCGGTGCACTGACCGTGCTGATACGGGTTTTCAACCCTGCCTATCCCGAAGGCACCATGCTGGCCATTCTCTTTATGAACCTGTTTGCACCGCTTCTGGACCACTTTGTCATCCAGATCCGGCTGAGAAAGAGGATATCCCATGTCTGA
- a CDS encoding metal ABC transporter substrate-binding protein yields MNICSGTQRFVSFFLTLLISAALMPAAHGETPRRIVASTTQIADFARNITGDRWEVHSILAAGADPHTYTPTPRDAERVARADLVLQNGLMLEGKNWMKTLARASGKPLVTCTDGITPLEVEDDGESILDPHAWFSPKNAAVYVRNILKAVSDMDPEGKALFEARAELYLQQLRVLDTWIRSRVATIPPERRLLVTSHDAFNYFCREYRFNPQNNYLSLAPVGWSTGGEVGAGSTPARLRQVMKSIREMGAPAIFVETSVNPGQIQEIALQAGIRVGGSLYSDAMGPPGSAGETYIGMMRENTLTIVEALR; encoded by the coding sequence ATGAATATCTGTTCAGGAACCCAGCGTTTTGTGAGCTTTTTCCTTACCCTTTTGATTTCAGCGGCCCTCATGCCAGCCGCCCATGGAGAAACGCCCCGCCGCATTGTGGCCTCCACAACGCAGATTGCGGATTTTGCCAGAAACATTACCGGTGACCGCTGGGAGGTTCACAGCATTCTGGCAGCCGGTGCCGACCCACACACCTACACCCCAACTCCCAGGGATGCGGAAAGGGTTGCCCGTGCCGATCTGGTGCTACAAAACGGGCTGATGCTGGAAGGTAAAAACTGGATGAAAACCCTTGCCCGGGCCAGCGGCAAACCCCTTGTGACCTGCACCGATGGCATAACACCCCTTGAGGTGGAGGATGATGGAGAAAGCATCCTTGACCCCCATGCCTGGTTTTCACCTAAAAATGCCGCCGTCTATGTACGCAATATTCTGAAAGCCGTTTCCGATATGGACCCTGAAGGCAAAGCGCTTTTTGAGGCCAGAGCCGAACTCTATCTCCAGCAGCTCCGGGTGCTGGACACATGGATAAGGTCCAGAGTTGCCACCATCCCCCCCGAAAGGCGGCTCCTTGTCACCAGCCATGATGCCTTTAACTATTTTTGCAGGGAATACCGCTTCAACCCGCAGAACAACTACCTCAGCCTGGCTCCGGTGGGCTGGTCAACGGGAGGCGAGGTCGGGGCCGGTTCCACACCGGCAAGACTCCGTCAGGTCATGAAAAGCATTCGGGAAATGGGCGCTCCGGCCATTTTTGTAGAAACCAGCGTGAATCCGGGTCAGATACAAGAAATTGCCTTACAGGCTGGCATCAGAGTTGGTGGCTCCCTATATTCCGATGCCATGGGCCCTCCGGGCAGCGCAGGTGAAACCTACATCGGCATGATGAGGGAAAATACCCTGACCATCGTGGAAGCTCTCCGTTAA
- a CDS encoding glycosyltransferase family 2 protein: MSPQKIEIYKHIEALSISCIIPSKDRKTLLARALKSILAQHPAPDLFHSPEIIVVDDGSSDGTAAMLATDFPEVIVIRTKGLGPGPARNAGAKAAGGDILFFLDSDDIWRPPHLQSLIPCFLKGYAFACSRAFNHNLVDGKDFTIPDTDVDLSRNAFSRMLRWCDMVPSAFAVRRDVFFLAGGFPNTRWGEDWLFFLELCARQKLCFVPEITVERTLHAKSLCADEKLKQRIITMLDRLKAAVSTLPGTGPENQEHFLALKKLALEKGDTWRSIQDFYTAAREAGLTAP; this comes from the coding sequence ATGAGCCCGCAGAAGATCGAAATCTACAAACACATTGAAGCATTGAGTATTTCATGCATCATCCCCTCAAAAGACAGAAAAACTCTGCTGGCAAGGGCCCTGAAAAGCATCCTTGCCCAGCATCCGGCACCTGATCTTTTCCATAGCCCTGAAATTATTGTGGTGGATGACGGCTCATCCGATGGGACAGCAGCCATGCTGGCCACAGATTTCCCCGAAGTAATAGTAATCCGCACCAAAGGCTTAGGCCCGGGCCCTGCCAGAAATGCCGGAGCAAAGGCCGCCGGAGGGGATATCCTCTTTTTTCTGGACTCCGATGATATCTGGAGGCCTCCACACCTGCAGAGCCTGATCCCCTGCTTTTTAAAGGGCTACGCCTTTGCATGCAGCAGGGCCTTCAACCATAACCTTGTGGACGGAAAAGATTTCACCATTCCCGATACGGATGTGGATCTTTCCCGAAACGCCTTTTCCCGTATGCTCCGGTGGTGCGATATGGTACCCTCTGCCTTTGCCGTCCGAAGGGATGTCTTTTTTCTGGCAGGGGGATTTCCCAATACCCGCTGGGGGGAGGACTGGCTTTTTTTCCTTGAACTCTGCGCAAGGCAAAAGCTATGCTTTGTTCCTGAGATTACCGTTGAGCGTACCCTGCACGCCAAAAGCCTCTGTGCAGACGAAAAACTTAAGCAGCGCATTATCACCATGCTGGACAGACTCAAGGCTGCCGTATCTACACTTCCGGGTACAGGCCCGGAAAATCAGGAACACTTTCTGGCCTTAAAAAAACTTGCTTTAGAAAAAGGAGACACATGGAGAAGCATCCAGGACTTTTATACTGCTGCCAGAGAAGCGGGGCTGACGGCCCCATGA
- a CDS encoding NADH:ubiquinone reductase (Na(+)-transporting) subunit D produces MSLKSSPYYKALTEPILGNNPINIQMLGICSALAVTVQLNTAIVMGLSMTFVTAFSSLIVSSMRHHIPRNIRIIVELFVISSLVILTDQVLKAFLYDISKQLSVFVGLIITNCAVMGRAETYALGNPPGLSFCDGLGNGLGYSLVLVGVAFIRELFGSGSLFGLQIIPDALYQAGYSDMGFMLLAPAAFIIIGLFVWFQKAVLQKDEGIK; encoded by the coding sequence ATGAGTCTGAAAAGCAGTCCCTACTATAAAGCACTTACGGAACCCATACTGGGCAACAACCCCATCAACATTCAGATGCTGGGCATATGCTCCGCCCTTGCCGTAACCGTACAGCTGAATACGGCCATTGTCATGGGCCTTTCCATGACCTTTGTCACGGCATTCTCAAGTCTTATCGTGTCTTCCATGCGTCACCACATTCCCCGCAACATCCGTATTATTGTGGAGCTTTTTGTCATATCAAGCCTTGTCATTCTCACGGATCAGGTGCTCAAAGCCTTTCTCTATGATATCAGCAAGCAGCTTTCCGTCTTTGTGGGACTGATAATCACCAACTGTGCCGTCATGGGCCGTGCCGAAACCTATGCCCTGGGCAACCCCCCCGGTCTCTCCTTCTGTGACGGGCTGGGAAACGGTCTGGGCTACTCCCTCGTGCTGGTGGGCGTTGCCTTTATTCGGGAACTTTTCGGCTCAGGCTCCCTTTTCGGACTGCAGATCATCCCGGATGCCCTGTATCAGGCAGGATACAGCGACATGGGCTTCATGCTGCTGGCTCCTGCGGCCTTCATCATCATAGGGCTTTTTGTCTGGTTCCAGAAAGCTGTGCTGCAGAAAGACGAAGGCATAAAATAA
- a CDS encoding Crp/Fnr family transcriptional regulator: MIKDKVVDILAGLDVLKNFTASQINDHFFKKGYARIVEYQAGERILMEGQYDNWVYWLIEGKVAVIKDEVMIASFQRTGDMFGEMSILEGSARSANVDALCKTLCFKLDMSVLDHPALKNRISRENFCSSLAQLARERLAKTTCRLSETEKELLKIKQLLQQKEEELEEAGILITQLTELNATQNLHIMELTARLENTERNTAKES; encoded by the coding sequence ATGATAAAAGATAAGGTTGTAGACATACTGGCAGGATTAGATGTTCTGAAAAATTTTACGGCAAGCCAGATCAACGATCATTTCTTCAAAAAAGGCTACGCAAGGATCGTTGAGTATCAGGCCGGTGAAAGAATTCTCATGGAAGGCCAGTATGACAACTGGGTATACTGGCTCATCGAGGGTAAAGTCGCTGTTATCAAAGATGAAGTAATGATAGCCTCCTTCCAGCGTACAGGAGACATGTTCGGAGAAATGAGCATACTGGAAGGAAGCGCCCGCTCAGCGAATGTGGATGCCCTGTGCAAAACCCTGTGCTTTAAACTGGATATGTCGGTACTGGATCATCCGGCTCTCAAAAACAGAATCAGCCGGGAAAACTTTTGCAGCAGTCTCGCCCAGCTGGCCAGAGAACGGCTGGCAAAAACCACATGCAGGCTTTCGGAAACAGAAAAAGAACTGCTAAAAATAAAGCAGCTTCTCCAGCAGAAAGAAGAAGAGCTGGAAGAAGCCGGAATATTGATTACACAGTTAACGGAGCTGAATGCCACACAGAACCTGCATATTATGGAACTGACTGCAAGGCTTGAAAATACTGAAAGAAATACGGCAAAGGAATCCTGA
- a CDS encoding 4Fe-4S dicluster domain-containing protein has product MKTLFIPNGHNPDLRGNPEASIIHLPRPSSLAVVPSAFPFVKPRLQVKEGDRVSLGSPLFEDKRRPELRFLSPGGGIIENIIFGPRRIVTAIIIRLDEKEEREFFQPLENEDLETMDREELMQHLVKGGLWPLFRSLPFRAIADTKELPDTLYVRMDSHQPFSALPEAYLQGHLEAFRFGIRVLKKLAGQLAVYTCAEQHSFVLNECQGVVNHTVFGRYPAQDPGVVHYHLRKKGNTGKAWFITGEDVLLIAHLLETGTYPGERTYAMGGTGLASPCHVRTRFGAPVSHLIEACDPLEGNFRNIAGGLFRGRNAGQEGFMSMYETSLTRIPEGKEKEYFGFMRPGLSKNSVSRTFLSALFNRPAKVDCNTHGEERACINCGTCTRLCPVEMLPQFTMKALHADAIEEALAHGLLDCVQCGLCAYACPSKIDLSGIFGSAREKLYQEQQKGA; this is encoded by the coding sequence ATGAAAACTCTCTTTATTCCCAACGGCCATAACCCTGACCTCCGGGGCAACCCCGAGGCCAGCATCATCCACCTGCCAAGGCCTTCCTCTCTGGCGGTGGTGCCTTCCGCTTTTCCCTTTGTAAAGCCCCGGCTGCAGGTCAAAGAAGGGGACAGGGTTTCCCTCGGCAGCCCCCTTTTTGAAGACAAAAGAAGACCGGAACTCCGCTTCCTCTCCCCCGGCGGCGGCATCATTGAAAACATCATCTTTGGGCCCAGACGCATTGTCACTGCCATCATCATCCGTCTCGATGAAAAGGAAGAAAGGGAATTCTTTCAACCCCTTGAGAACGAAGATCTTGAAACCATGGACAGGGAAGAACTGATGCAGCATCTGGTAAAGGGCGGTCTCTGGCCGCTATTTCGCAGCCTTCCCTTCCGCGCCATAGCAGACACCAAAGAGCTTCCGGACACCCTCTATGTACGCATGGATTCTCACCAGCCCTTTTCCGCCCTGCCCGAAGCCTATCTTCAGGGGCACCTGGAAGCTTTCCGCTTCGGCATCCGGGTTCTCAAAAAACTGGCAGGCCAGCTTGCCGTCTATACCTGTGCGGAACAGCACAGCTTTGTGCTCAATGAATGCCAGGGCGTGGTCAACCATACGGTCTTTGGCCGTTACCCGGCCCAGGATCCGGGAGTGGTTCACTACCACCTCAGGAAAAAAGGAAATACCGGAAAAGCCTGGTTCATTACAGGAGAAGATGTGCTGCTCATTGCCCATCTTCTGGAAACTGGCACCTATCCGGGCGAACGCACCTATGCCATGGGTGGAACCGGCCTTGCCAGCCCCTGCCATGTTCGTACCCGATTCGGCGCTCCCGTCTCCCATCTTATTGAAGCCTGTGATCCTCTGGAAGGGAATTTCAGAAATATTGCAGGCGGCCTCTTCAGGGGCAGAAATGCAGGTCAGGAAGGCTTCATGTCCATGTATGAAACCAGCCTTACCCGCATACCCGAAGGAAAGGAAAAAGAATACTTTGGTTTTATGAGACCGGGGCTTAGCAAAAACAGCGTGTCCCGAACCTTTCTTTCCGCCCTTTTCAACCGCCCGGCAAAGGTGGACTGCAACACCCACGGAGAGGAAAGGGCCTGCATCAACTGCGGTACCTGCACAAGACTCTGCCCGGTGGAAATGCTCCCCCAGTTTACCATGAAGGCCCTGCACGCCGATGCCATTGAAGAAGCCCTGGCCCACGGCCTGCTGGACTGTGTTCAGTGCGGGCTCTGTGCCTATGCCTGCCCTTCCAAAATTGATCTTTCCGGAATTTTTGGCAGTGCTCGGGAAAAACTGTATCAGGAACAGCAGAAAGGGGCCTGA